Proteins encoded in a region of the Arvicanthis niloticus isolate mArvNil1 chromosome 16, mArvNil1.pat.X, whole genome shotgun sequence genome:
- the Tcim gene encoding transcriptional and immune response regulator, whose amino-acid sequence MKAKQSRQATSMSSSLRVSPSIHGYHFDTAARKKAVGNIFENIDQESLQRLFRNSGDKKAEERAKIIFAIDQDLEEKTRALMALKKRTKDKLLQFLKLRKYSIKVH is encoded by the coding sequence atgaaagcaaagcaaagccgCCAAGCCACCAGCATGTCCTCGTCTCTTCGAGTAAGCCCGTCCATCCACGGCTACCACTTCGACACAGCTGCTCGCAAGAAAGCTGTAGGCAACATCTTTGAAAACATAGACCAGGAGTCCCTGCAGAGGCTCTTCAGGAACTCCGGAGACAAGAAGGCAGAGGAGCGAGCCAAGATCATTTTTGCCATCGACCAAGATTTGGAGGAGAAAACTCGAGCCCTCATGGCCCtgaagaagaggacaaaagacaaGCTTCTTCAGTTTCTCAAACTGCGTAAATACTCCATCAAGGTACACTGA